CGCGAGTTCGGCGGCGATCTCGCCGAGCGTCTGCGCCCCTTCCGCGCTGACCTCGATCACGCTCGAGCGCTTGAAGAAATCGTAGACGCCAAGCGGCGACGAGAACCGCGCGGTACGCGAGGTCGGCAGCACGTGATTCGGACCCGCGCAGTAGTCGCCGAGACTTTCGCTCGTGTAGCGGCCGAGGAAGATCGCGCCCGCGTGGCGGATCAGTTGACCCCACTGATGCGGCTCCAGCGCCGAAATTTCCAGGTGTTCCGGCGCGATGTCGTTGGCGATCGCGCAGGCTTCGGCCATGTCGCGCACCTTGATCAGCGCGCCGCGCCCTTCGAGCGACGCCTGAATCACGTCGCGGCGCGGCATGGACGGCAGCAGTTCATTGATCGCGTCCTGCACGCGCCCAATGAACGCGTCGTCCGGGCACAGCAGAATGGATTGCGCGAGTTCGTCGTGCTCGGCTTGCGAGAACAGGTCCATCGCGACCCAGCGCGGGTCGGTGGTGCCGTCGCACAGCACGAGAATTTCCGACGGGCCCGCGATCATGTCGATGCCGACCGTGCCGAACACGCGGCGCTTCGCCGATGCGACGTACGCGTTGCCCGGACCACAGATCTTGTCGACGGCGGGCACGGTTTCGGTGCCGTACGCCAATGCGCCGACCGCCTGCGCGCCGCCGATCGTGAACACGCGATCGACGCCGCCCAGCAAGGCCGCCGCGAGCACCAGCGGGTTCTTCACACCGTCCGGCGTCGGCACGACCATCACGATTTCGCGCACGCCGGCGACGCGCGCCGGAATCGCGTTCATCAGCACCGACGACGGATACGCCGCCTTGCCGCCCGGCACGTAGATGCCCGCGCGATCCAGCGGCGTGACCTTCTGGCCGAGCACCGTGCCGTCGGCCTCCGTGTATTGCCAGCTATGGCTGCCGCACTCGATCTTCTGCTTCTCGTGGTAGCCGCGCACGCGCGCCGCGGCCGCTTCGAGCGCCGCGCGGCGCTTCGGCTCCAGCCCTTCGAGCGCGGCTTCGAGTTCCGACATCGGCAATTCGAGCGCCTCGACGCTCTTCGCGTCGACCCGGTCGAAGCGGTTCGTGTACTCGAGCACCGCCGCGTCGCCGCGCGCCTTCACGTCGTTCAGAATCTGCGCGACCGAGCGCTCGATGGCTTCGTCTTCGCTCGCCTCGAACGCGAGCACCGCATGCAGCGACTTCTGGAAGCCGGGAGCCGTGGAATCGAGTTTGCGAATCTTGATAGACATACAGGTATCCGTTTCGGTAAGGCGCGCTTTATAGCGGGGTCAAACGTTCGGCGATCAGGCCGCCGCGCCGGCTTTCGTCGCGCGTTCGAACGCGTCGAGAATCGGCCGCAGCGCCGCGCGCTTGAGCTTCAGCGCCGCCTGGTTCACCACGAGGCGCGACGAAATCTGCATGATTTCCTCCACCTCGACAAGATTGTTGGCGCG
The sequence above is a segment of the Paraburkholderia sp. D15 genome. Coding sequences within it:
- the hisD gene encoding histidinol dehydrogenase; translation: MSIKIRKLDSTAPGFQKSLHAVLAFEASEDEAIERSVAQILNDVKARGDAAVLEYTNRFDRVDAKSVEALELPMSELEAALEGLEPKRRAALEAAAARVRGYHEKQKIECGSHSWQYTEADGTVLGQKVTPLDRAGIYVPGGKAAYPSSVLMNAIPARVAGVREIVMVVPTPDGVKNPLVLAAALLGGVDRVFTIGGAQAVGALAYGTETVPAVDKICGPGNAYVASAKRRVFGTVGIDMIAGPSEILVLCDGTTDPRWVAMDLFSQAEHDELAQSILLCPDDAFIGRVQDAINELLPSMPRRDVIQASLEGRGALIKVRDMAEACAIANDIAPEHLEISALEPHQWGQLIRHAGAIFLGRYTSESLGDYCAGPNHVLPTSRTARFSSPLGVYDFFKRSSVIEVSAEGAQTLGEIAAELAYGEGLQAHARSAEYRMRHGGERG